A stretch of Manis javanica isolate MJ-LG chromosome 1, MJ_LKY, whole genome shotgun sequence DNA encodes these proteins:
- the SPR gene encoding sepiapterin reductase, which yields MEAGSRKEGVLGRTVCVLTGASRGFGRALAPLLARLLSPGSLLVLTARNDEALRQLEAEVGAEQSGLRVVRVPVDLGTDAGVQQLLGTLRGLPGPEGLQRLLLINNAGTLGDVSKGFVNLDDPAEVNNYWALNLTSTLCLTSSILKTFPDSPGLSRTVVNISSLCALQPFKGWVLYCAGKAARDMMFQVLAAEEPSVRVLSYAPGPLDTDMQQLARETSVDPDLRKSLQELKTKGQLVDCRASAQKLLSLLQEDVFKSGAHVDFYDK from the exons ATGGAGGCTGGCAGCCGCAAGGAGGGCGTCTTGGGGCGCACCGTGTGCGTGCTGACCGGGGCCTCCCGCGGCTTCGGCCGGGCCCTGGCTCCGCTCCTGGCTCGGCTGCTGTCGCCCGGCTCCCTGCTGGTCTTAACCGCCCGCAACGATGAGGCGCTGCGGCAGCTGGAGGCCGAGGTGGGCGCCGAGCAGTCTGGCCTGCGCGTTGTGCGAGTGCCCGTCGATCTAGGCACCGACGCCGGAGTGCAGCAGCTGCTCGGCACCCTGCGAGGGTTACCCGGGCCCGAGGGGCTGCAGCGACTGCTGCTCATCAACAACGCGG GCACTCTTGGGGATGTGTCCAAAGGCTTCGTGAACCTGGATGACCCAGCTGAAGTGAACAACTATTGGGCTCTGAACTTGACCTCCACGCTATGCCTGACCTCCAGCATCCTGAAGACCTTCCCAGACAGTCCTGGCCTCAGCAGGACTGTGGTTAACATCTCATCCCTGTGTGCCCTGCAGCCCTTCAAGGGATGGGTACTATATTGTGCAGGGAAGGCTGCCCGGGACATGATGTTCCAGGTCCTGGCCGCAGAGGAACCTAGTGTGAGGGTGCTGAGCTATGCCCCAG GTCCTCTGGACACAGACATGCAGCAGTTGGCCCGGGAGACCTCCGTGGACCCAGACTTACGGAAAAGTCTGCAGGAGCTGAAGACAAAGGGACAGCTTGTGGATTGTAGGGCATCAGCCCAGAAACTGCTAAGCTTGCTGCAAGAGGATGTGTTCAAGTCTGGAGCCCATGTTGACTTCTATGACAAATAA